CCGTGAACTCGATGTCACACATGTCGCGGTAGTGCGTCTCGAGCACGCGGAGGTTCTCCATGAGCTCGTCGTAGGACTTCCTGTCGAGCTCCGCGAGCGCGTCGAGCGAGAGGGTGTTGCGGATGCCGGCGACGACGTCCTCACCCTGGGCGTTGACGAGGTAGTCGCCATAGACGCCGGTGTGGCCGGTGGATGGGTCACGGGTGAAGCACACGCCCGTTCCGGACCTGTCGCCCATGTTGCCGAACACCATGGCCTGCACGTTGACGGCGGTGCCGAGGTCGTGGGGGATGCGCTCGCGACGGCGGTAGATCTTCGCGCGATCCGTGTTCCACGACCGGAAGACGGCCTCGATCGCCGCGTCCATCTGCTCGCGGGGGTCCTGCGGGAACGGCGCGCCGGTCTCGCGCTCGACGATCTGCTTGTAGTCGTCGACGAGATCCTTGAGCGCATCGACGTCGAGCTCCGTGTCGAGTGTGAGGCCACGCTTGTCCTTCGCAGCCTCAAGGGCGTCCGAGAAGTGGTCACCCTCGATATCCTGAACCGTCTTGCCGAACATCTGGATGAGGCGGCGGTAGGAATCCCACGCGAAGCGGGGGTTGCCCGACCTCGTGGCCAGCCCCTCGACGGTGTCGTCGTTGAGTCCAATGTTGAGGACAGTCTCCATCATGCCGGGCATCGAGAACTTGGCGCCCGACCGGACGGACAGAAGGAGCGGGTTCACCGGGTCGCCGAGCCTCTTGCCCATCTCAGATTCCATCTGTCGCAGGGCCGTTGTCACCTGCACCTCGAGCGTCTCGGGAGCAGCACCCTTCGCGAGATAGGCACGGCATGCCTCGGTTGTAATCGTGAATCCCGGGGGGACCGGGATACCCAGCTTCATCATCTCGGCAAGGTTGGCTCCCTTGCCTCCGAGAAGATCCTTCTGGTCTTTATCACCTTCGGTGAAGGCAAAGACATATGTCGTCATCAGTATCCTCCATTGGACCTGTCCGTATTGTGTATTACGCCACGATTTACGGTAACACCAAGGTCCCACCTGGGCCGAGACTTTGGTCCCCGACTCGGCGACCCCTCACGGACGCTCCCGATCGTGACATCCGCTACATACGAGCACTAGAGTGAAGCCATACCGTTCAGAGAGGCTTCAGCATGTTCTCGTTCCTATCCCACTCCTGGTGGCTCCCGTTCATCAGCGGAATCGTCGCTGTCCTCTTCGGCATTCTCGCGATCGTCATGCCCGGGACGACGGTGTCGGTTCTTCTCATCCTGTTTGCAATCTTTCTCATCGCACAGGGACTCGGCCTTCTGTGGAGCGGTTATCGCACATCCGGCCCAGGGTCGATCGCGCTGCTCGCGACCGGCGTCGTCCTCGTCGTGCTCGGCATCTGGACCATCGTCGCCACCGAATCTGCCGCGGAGCTTCTCGTCACCCTCATGGGGATCTGGGCCCTCGCCATCGGCATCGCCACCGCCTTCGCCGGCTTCGGCCTGCGGGGCCGCTCGGAATACTGGGGGCTCCCGCTCCTCGGCGGCGTCGCCATGGCCATCGCCGGCCTGCTCGTCATCATCAAGCCGTGGACCGGGGTCGCCGCCATCGCCATCACAATCGGCGTCGGTTCGATCCTCTGGGGAGCCCTGCTCGCCGTGAGCGGGTGGTACCTCCGGTCGCTCCTCCCCCGCGATCGCGAACGCTGACGCTCACGCACGACTGCGGACGCTGACGCCCCCGCACAACAGCGAGGACTGGCACGCCCCCTCGGACTGACAGCACGCCCGAAATTTCCCACAGGGCGCTCCGGCGGGTAATCCATGGCGTCCAGTCACGATCCCCTGCATGACCGTTCACGGCCTCCGACAGGGGCACGACCCCCGGCGACCGCCACTGACGCCGGACATGACAGAGGTGGGGCCGGCTGATGCCGGCCCCACCTCATGGTTGATGCTTACTGCTGCTGTGCGGTGCCGAGGGCAGTCTCATCGAGCGCATCGACTGCCTCGTTGATCTTCTCCTCGAGCTCCTCTTCCTTGGCGACGCCGGTGAACGTGAGGGACATGGGGATGTTCTCCTCGTCCACGTCGACGTAGACGGTGTCGCCGTCCTTGAGGTGGCCGAACAGGATCTTCTCGGACAGGGCGTCCTCGATCTCCCGCTGGATGGCGCGGCGGAGCGGCCTGGCACCCAGCACCGGGTCGTACCCGCGCTCGGCGAGGAGCTCCTTCGCGCGCTGCGACAGCTCGATCTTCATGCCCTGGTCGGCGAGCCTGCCTGCGAGCTGAGCGATCATGAGGTCGACGATCTTGAGGACCTCCTCGCGCGACAGCTGGGGGAAGACGATGATCTCGTCGACACGGTTGAGGAACTCGGGGCGGAAGTGCTGCTTCAGCTCGTCGTTCACCTTCGACTTCATCCGGTCGTAGGAGGCCACCGTGTCACCCGACACCTGGAAACCGGTGTTCTGGGCGCGTGCGATGTCCTTCGTACCGAGGTTCGTCGTCATGATGATGACGGTGTTCTTGAAGTCGACGACCCTGCCCTGCGAGTCGGTCAGGCGACCCTCCTCGAGGATCTGCAGGAGCGAGTTGAACAGGTCCTGGTGAGCCTTCTCAACCTCGTCGAACAGGATGACGGAGAACGGGCGGCGGCGGACCTTCTCGGTGAGCTGGCCACCATCCTCGTACCCGACGTAGCCGGGAGGGGCGCCGAACAGTCGGGAGACCGTGTGCTTCTCGGCGTACTCCGACATGTCGAGGGTGATGAGGGCCTCCTCGTCACCGAAGAGGAACTCGGCGAGAGCCTTGGCGAGCTCCGTCTTGCCGACGCCGGTGGGGCCGGCGAAGATGAACGAGCCGCCGGGACGCTTCGGGTCCTTGAGGCCCGCACGGGTGCGGCGGATCGCCTGCGACAGCGAACGCACGGCGTCCTCCTGCCCGATGATCCGCTTGTGCAGCTCATCCTCCATGCGGAGCAGCTTCGCGGACTCGGCCTCGGTGAGCTTGAAGACGGGGATGCCGGTCGACATCGCGAGGACCTCACTGATGAGGTCGCCGTCGACGACGGACACCTGGTCCATGTCGCCCGACTTCCAGGCCTTCTCCTTCTCGGCGCGCTCCTCGGCGAGCCTCTGCTCGGTGTCACGGAGCGCGGCGGCCTTCTCGAAGTCCTGCCCGTCGATGGCGGATTCCTTCTGCTTGCGGACCTGGGCGATCTTCTCGTCCAGTTCGCGAAGCTCGGGCGGAGCCGTCATCTTCCTGATGGCGAGGCGCGCGCCGGCCTCGTCGATCAGGTCGATCGCCTTGTCCGGCAGGAACCGGTCGTTGACGTAGCGGTCGGACAGCGACGCGGCCTGTTCGATCGCGTCGTCCGTGATGGTGACGCGGTGGAACGCCTCGTAGCGGTCGCGCAGTCCGCGGAGGATATCGATGGTCTGCTCAACCGTCGGCTGCTCAACCTGAATCGGCTGGAAGCGCCTCTCAAGGGCTGCGTCCTTCTCGATGTGCTTGCGGTACTCGTCGAGGGTGGTGGCTCCGATGATCTGGAGCTCGCCGCGCGCCATCATCGGCTTGAGCAGGGAGGCCGCGTCGAGCGCGCCCTCGGCCGCACCAGCGCCGACCATCGTGTGCACCTCATCGATGAAGAGGATGATGTCGCCGCGGGTGTTGACCTCTTTGAGGATCTTCTTCAGACGCTCCTCGAAGTCACCGCGGTAGCGGGAACCCGCGACCAGCGAACCCATGTCGAGCGCGTAGAGCTGCTTGTCGCGCAGCGTCTCGGGCACGTCGCCCGAGGCGATCGACTGCGCGAGACCCTCGACGACGGCAGTCTTGCCGACGCCGGGCTCGCCGATGAGGACGGGGTTGTTCTTCGTCCGGCGGGAGAGGACCTGCATGACCCGCTCCGACTCGATGTTCCGGCCGATGACCGGGTCGAGCTTGCGCTCACGGGCCGCCTGCGTGAGGTTGCGACCGAACTGGTCGAGCACCGTCGAGCCGGCCTTCTGACCCTCACGCGCGCCGGTGCCGACACCGACGGCCTCCTTGCCCTGGTACCCGCTCATGAGCTGGTTGACCTGCTGGCGCACGCGCGGCAGGTCGGCGCCGAGCTTGACGAGAACCTTGGCCGCGACCCCGTCCTGCTCACGGAGCAGGCCGAGGAGCAGGTGCTCCGTGCCGATGTACGAATGTCCGAGCTGAAGACCCTCGCGGAGGGCGTACTCGAGGACCTTCTTCGCGCGCGGCGTGAAGGGGATGTGACCGGAGGGGGCTTCGTTCCCCTCTCCGATGATGTCGATGACCTGGACCCGCACGTCGTCCAGTGAGATGTCGAGGGCCTCGAGGGCCTTCGCCGCAACGCCCTCACCCTCACGGATGAGGCCGAGCAGAATGTGCTCCGTTCCCAGGTACTTGTGCTTGAGGTTCCGAGCCTCGTCCTGGGCTAGCACGATCACGCGCCGCGCACGGTCGGTGAACCGTTCGAACATTGCGCCTCCTTAAGTAGCTTCACCAACTCTAACGAACCTGGGAAGCGCGCCATGCCTGTGTTCGCCACAGGCGTTAGGCCCGGACTAGCACTCCCACCACAGCGTGAAAGGCCCGTCGTTCACGCTTTCCACGGCCATCATCGCGCCGAAGATGCCGGTCTTGACAGGCAGCCCGTGGACGGTCCGCAGGCGCTCCGCGACCGCCTCGTAGAGCGGTTCGGCGACTTCCCCCGGAGCGGCGGTGGTCCACGACGGCCGCCGGCCCTTCCTCACGTCGCCGTAGAGCGTGAATTGGGAGACGACGAGGACCTCGCCGCCGACCTCCGTCACGCTCATCTCCGTCTCCCCATCGAAGACCCGCAGGTCCGCGATCTTGCGGGCGGTGAGCTCGACCTCGCGCTGGGTGTCCGACGGGGTGACGCCGAGCAGGACGAGGAGTCCACGACCGATCTGCGATACCCGCTCGCCACCGACGCTCACGCTCGCGCTCGAGACGCGGGAGATGACAGCGCGCACTACCAGGAGCCCCCGCGACGGTTGCCTCCGCCCCCGCGGGGGATCTCATCGAGCCTCGGCTTGATCGAGCCGAGGTAGTAGACGACGAGCACGAAGAAGCCGAGGGAGATGAGGAACGAGCCGGGGATGCGGAACGGCATGAGGCCCGCGCGGACGACGAGGCCGAGCAGGAGGACCCCCACCCACTTCCACTTGCTCATCGTTCCCGCCCAGTCGAAGGCCGCCTGCTGGCGGGTGGCCGCGTCGATGACCGCCCACAGGAAGAGGGCGATGACGAAGAGGTTGAACAGGGCTCCGATCATGACGGGAGCCTGCGGATCTTAGGCCGGTCATAGGACAGCTCCGTGCGCCCGTCAGGGTTGACGATGACCTCGGCGAGGGCCGGGATGCCATCGACCGTCAGCGCCGCATCGACAGGCGTGTTGCGCTTGAGTAGTCCGAGGGCGACGGGACCATGGTCCATGTCCCTCGCCGCGCTCGTCACCGTTCCCACGGTCTTCTCCCCCATGAGGATCTCGGTGCCGCGGGCGGGCAGTCGCTCCTCGGAGCCGTCGAGCTGGAGCAGGACGGCTCGGCGGGGCGGGCGGCCGAGATTGACCGTCCGGGCGATCGCCTCCTGGCCGCGGTAGCAGCCCTTCTCGAGGTGGACCGCCGTGCGAAGCCAGTCCCATTCATGCGGCAGCGACTTCTCGTCGACGTCGATGGCCGGGCGGGGCCTGAGATCGACGATGCGCTGGGCCTCCCAGGCGAGCATCCCCGCCATCGTGCCCTCCCATTCATCGATGGCGGCCATGAGCTCGTCCTTGGGCAGGAGGGCGATGAATCGCTCCTGACCCCTGGCCGGGTGGTCATCGGTGCTGGGGCCGTAGGCGACAGACTTGGCGCCGACAGCGGGCCACGGATCACGCCACGTGAGGACTGCGCGCGGCACGGCCGCGCTCCCGTACCCACCGAGGAGCGCGAGATCATCGCGGAGAACGATCTCCACCCGCATCATGAACTTCATCTTCTGCAGGAAGGAGCGCAGCTCCTCCCCGAAGCCGGCGTCGGTGATGAGGTGGAGGGTTTCGCCGTCATCGACGACGTAGGCCGCGACCTGGATTCGCCCCTCGACCGTGAGGAGGATGAGCTCGGTGGACTCCCCCGGCTTGAGATCGGTCAGGTGCTGGGTCGTGAGGCTGTGGACCCACGTGAGGCGGTCGGGACCGCTCACGGTCACAACCTCGAGGTGCGACAGGTCGACGAGGGCGGTCCCGGCGAGCAGCGCGCGCTGCTCGCGGGCAGGCGATCCGTAGTGGGCGGGAACAGCAGCATCGATGCCGTCGCCGAGGACGGCGCCGGGAAGGCTCGCGGTGCTCATCGCTTGATCGCCACCTTCGACAGGCGGCCCGCGGCGTAGGACTGCATCTCTTCCCCAAAGGCGGCCATGTCGTAGGCGAACAGCAGGTCGGATTCGACCATGCCCACCTGCAGCTGGCTGGCGTTGACGTGAGCGCCCGTCGCGGAGCGGACCATCGCATCCGATACCAGGCTCATCCGAGGAGACTTCACGACGCCGACGTAGAGGGCGACCCGGCCGTCCGGGGTGGCGATCATCGCCTCGACCTCGCCCTCCGTCTCGGGGGACTGCCGCAGGTAGCCTGTGGCCTCCTGCCAGAGCCGATCCTCGGTCAGCTGGGCGACACCGATGTGACCCGGCAGCTCCTTGTCGATGTCATCGGGGTTCTCGTTCGCGAGGTACCACGTCGACTGGATCGTGAGGTAGGGGCCGCCGTTGTTGGAGACCTCGAGCTCGCAGATGATTGCGGCGTCATCGATCCCCGGGTAGCCGAGCATGCCGTAGCCCCGCCACCTGCCGACCAGCCACGCCATCGGATAGGTCTCGGGCGCCAGGCCCTCTGGAATTTCAAACATGGCTCCAGCCTAGCGAACCGCGCAATGCTGGACGAGAACCGTGCCCTCCGCACTTTCCCAGCCTCCATGCGGATCTCCGGTCATGGCGCCGATTGCGGCCGCTCGCCGTGCGCTGTGTTCGCGGCGGGCGCAGATCAGGTGATGACGAGGGCGAGCGTATAGGCGACAACCGCGGCCGCACACAGCGGCACCATCGCCAGCGTCGCCCCCGGCCGGCGCCTCGTTGCAGGCGGCAGCCGCCGAAGGATTGAGTCGAACATTGCGAGGATCGAGCCGGCCGCAAGGCCCGCGAGGGGTGCTGCGTACCAGGCGATATCCGAGAACAGCATGAAGAGCAGGCCGCCCGAAAAACCGCCGGTCATGTAGACGACGTGCCGGAGGCTGCGCAGGGAATGCGGAATAAGGATCTCGAGGACAATCGCCACGGCAACAGCGGTGAGAACGGCCCGCGCCGCCGTCACTCCGGCATCGAGTGCGAGCGTCCGGGTCCACAGCGCCCCCATGACGACGAGCATGGAACCCGCCACCGTTCCGGAGATCTGCTCGAGTAGGCGCGGACGGCCATCCCGCCTCGCCATCTCCGCGACGAAACCGACAACGACGGTGAAGCCCGCGACGAAGGCGAGCTCACGCACACCGAAGAAGTAGGCAACGGCGTTCGCCGCGACGCTGACGGCGACGATGACCCTTCGGGCAGTGCCAGGGTTGGGCAGATCGATGAGGAAGGCCCACCCCGTTGCGAGGATGAGGCCAATGATGACGCCGGCGACCGCAGTGGCGACCGGGCCAAGCGACACCGCGCCGAAGAGGACTGCTGCGCCGACAAGGCTGACAAGTGCCCGCGCGCGGGCGCTCATCGTCATCTCCACTCCATTCACCACCCCTTGATCTTGCCATGAGTGCTGGCCTTACGCCGATCTGCCGGTCGAAAGGCGAGCAGAACCGTGAAAGAAAGTGCATGGGACGTCAGGTGCGGATGCACGCCCGGGACTTCCGTCGCGTGACCTGGCCCACAGGTTGACGCGGGGTCCAAAGACGACAAGAATATGAGTACGGCATCGGATCGCGAAAGCCCCGGGCTCCAACTATTGCCGCTACGAGCGGCCTACGCGCCGACAGGCGCTATCCGGTTCGGTGTCGCTACAGTCAGCGCCGGCATTGCCGGCGCTGACTTCTTTCTTCGGTCGGATGCTCGGCTGCGGCTTATAGGACATTTCGTGTTGGTTTGACCCTGATCTTTTGTTGCTGTGCCGCCATTAGGCCGGTGTTGAAGTTCGTGCGGCTGAACTTGATGGGTGGACATTTCGTGTTGGCTTGACCCCGACCTTTGGTTGCTTTGACGCGGAAAAGTGGGGGTTGAAGTTGGTTTCACGGGGCCGGCTTATAGGACATTTCGTGTTGGTTTGATCCCGACTTTTCGGCGCGTTCTCACCGAAAAGGCCGGGTCCAAGTTGCCTGATAGGGAGGGTGAACACTCCTTATTGCCGCCCGTGCGAGCAGGCGATGACACGCTATGGAAAGACCAGTACGGGACGTCAGCGCTACCGCTGTGCCGGGTGCAGGACGAGTCGCGTAGCGGCGATCGACACCTCCGCGAAAGACTTCGCCCTGTTCTTGTCCTTTCTGTTTTCCCGCCAGCGCCAGCGAGACCTGCCCGGGGCGGGACGGACCTTCCGTCGGCGCACCGCACGGTTCTGGCAGCTGTGGCCCACCCCCGAGGTGGTCGACGAGGTCCACCGGGTAATCTACGTCGATGGGATCCACCTCGGACGCAGCGCCGTGATCCTGATCGCCTCCACCGACACCCATGTCGTGGGCTGGTACCTCGCACGCAGTGAACACAGCCAGGCCTGGGGTGCGCTGCTGGCCCGGATCGCACCGCCACAGGTAGTGGTCACCGATGGTGGATCAGGCTTTGCCAAAGCCCGCCGGGCGCACTGGCCCACCACGAAGGTCCAGCGCTGTACGTTCCATGCTTTCAGCCAGGTGCGTCGCCAGACCACGACCCGGCCCCGCACTCAGGCCGGAGTGGAACTCTACGGCCTGGCTAAAGCGCTGCTCCACGTCCGCGATAACACCGGGGCCGCGGCATGGCTGGCCGCTTACACCCAATGGCGCGCCACATGGGAGGCCTTCCTGGCTGAGCGCACTCGACTCGCCACGGGGCAGGTCGTACTCACTCACCAGCGTCTGGTCACGGCCCGCTCAGCCCTCGATACGCTGATCCGGACCAAGACCTTGTTCACCTACGTCGATCCCGCCAACTTCCCGGTCGACGCCTACCTGCACATGCCACTGCCAGCGACGAATAACCGGATCGAGGGTGGGATCAACACTCAACTGCGGGCCCTGCTACGCGATCACCGCGGGATGAGCCTGGACAGGCGGATCAAAGCGATCATGTGGTGGTGCTACATGCACACTGAATACCCTGCCAGTCCCGCACGCATCCTCAGGACCATGCCCACCGACACCCAGATCCAGGCCTACTACCGAGCTGCGGCCAGCCGCGGCGAACACGCCCGGGACATCGGCCTGCCGGGCATCGGCACCGCAGCCGTCTGGAACGAGCTGCACCACTCGACCAGCTACATCACAACCTGGGACTGACACCCCTCCGATCAAACAAAACCAACACATTTTGTCCTATAAGCCTCGGCTGCGTAGCGAAGAGCATCCCCGGAAGACAATCTCTTTCACGCAGATGCCCGCCGGCTGGAGCCGGCGGGCATCGCGTTGAGGATCAGCCGAAGCGGCCGGAGACGTAGTCCTCCGTGTCCTTCTTGGCCGGGTTGGAGAAGATCTTCTCCGTCGTGTCGTACTCGATGAGGTGGCCGGGCTTGCCGGTGCCCTCAATGTTGAAGAAGCCGGTCATC
This is a stretch of genomic DNA from Flaviflexus salsibiostraticola. It encodes these proteins:
- a CDS encoding HdeD family acid-resistance protein, which encodes MFSFLSHSWWLPFISGIVAVLFGILAIVMPGTTVSVLLILFAIFLIAQGLGLLWSGYRTSGPGSIALLATGVVLVVLGIWTIVATESAAELLVTLMGIWALAIGIATAFAGFGLRGRSEYWGLPLLGGVAMAIAGLLVIIKPWTGVAAIAITIGVGSILWGALLAVSGWYLRSLLPRDRER
- a CDS encoding YgfZ/GcvT domain-containing protein translates to MSTASLPGAVLGDGIDAAVPAHYGSPAREQRALLAGTALVDLSHLEVVTVSGPDRLTWVHSLTTQHLTDLKPGESTELILLTVEGRIQVAAYVVDDGETLHLITDAGFGEELRSFLQKMKFMMRVEIVLRDDLALLGGYGSAAVPRAVLTWRDPWPAVGAKSVAYGPSTDDHPARGQERFIALLPKDELMAAIDEWEGTMAGMLAWEAQRIVDLRPRPAIDVDEKSLPHEWDWLRTAVHLEKGCYRGQEAIARTVNLGRPPRRAVLLQLDGSEERLPARGTEILMGEKTVGTVTSAARDMDHGPVALGLLKRNTPVDAALTVDGIPALAEVIVNPDGRTELSYDRPKIRRLPS
- a CDS encoding ATP-dependent Clp protease ATP-binding subunit produces the protein MFERFTDRARRVIVLAQDEARNLKHKYLGTEHILLGLIREGEGVAAKALEALDISLDDVRVQVIDIIGEGNEAPSGHIPFTPRAKKVLEYALREGLQLGHSYIGTEHLLLGLLREQDGVAAKVLVKLGADLPRVRQQVNQLMSGYQGKEAVGVGTGAREGQKAGSTVLDQFGRNLTQAARERKLDPVIGRNIESERVMQVLSRRTKNNPVLIGEPGVGKTAVVEGLAQSIASGDVPETLRDKQLYALDMGSLVAGSRYRGDFEERLKKILKEVNTRGDIILFIDEVHTMVGAGAAEGALDAASLLKPMMARGELQIIGATTLDEYRKHIEKDAALERRFQPIQVEQPTVEQTIDILRGLRDRYEAFHRVTITDDAIEQAASLSDRYVNDRFLPDKAIDLIDEAGARLAIRKMTAPPELRELDEKIAQVRKQKESAIDGQDFEKAAALRDTEQRLAEERAEKEKAWKSGDMDQVSVVDGDLISEVLAMSTGIPVFKLTEAESAKLLRMEDELHKRIIGQEDAVRSLSQAIRRTRAGLKDPKRPGGSFIFAGPTGVGKTELAKALAEFLFGDEEALITLDMSEYAEKHTVSRLFGAPPGYVGYEDGGQLTEKVRRRPFSVILFDEVEKAHQDLFNSLLQILEEGRLTDSQGRVVDFKNTVIIMTTNLGTKDIARAQNTGFQVSGDTVASYDRMKSKVNDELKQHFRPEFLNRVDEIIVFPQLSREEVLKIVDLMIAQLAGRLADQGMKIELSQRAKELLAERGYDPVLGARPLRRAIQREIEDALSEKILFGHLKDGDTVYVDVDEENIPMSLTFTGVAKEEELEEKINEAVDALDETALGTAQQQ
- a CDS encoding FABP family protein, translating into MFEIPEGLAPETYPMAWLVGRWRGYGMLGYPGIDDAAIICELEVSNNGGPYLTIQSTWYLANENPDDIDKELPGHIGVAQLTEDRLWQEATGYLRQSPETEGEVEAMIATPDGRVALYVGVVKSPRMSLVSDAMVRSATGAHVNASQLQVGMVESDLLFAYDMAAFGEEMQSYAAGRLSKVAIKR
- a CDS encoding DUF2516 family protein translates to MIGALFNLFVIALFLWAVIDAATRQQAAFDWAGTMSKWKWVGVLLLGLVVRAGLMPFRIPGSFLISLGFFVLVVYYLGSIKPRLDEIPRGGGGNRRGGSW
- a CDS encoding IS1249 family transposase, which translates into the protein MNTPYCRPCEQAMTRYGKTSTGRQRYRCAGCRTSRVAAIDTSAKDFALFLSFLFSRQRQRDLPGAGRTFRRRTARFWQLWPTPEVVDEVHRVIYVDGIHLGRSAVILIASTDTHVVGWYLARSEHSQAWGALLARIAPPQVVVTDGGSGFAKARRAHWPTTKVQRCTFHAFSQVRRQTTTRPRTQAGVELYGLAKALLHVRDNTGAAAWLAAYTQWRATWEAFLAERTRLATGQVVLTHQRLVTARSALDTLIRTKTLFTYVDPANFPVDAYLHMPLPATNNRIEGGINTQLRALLRDHRGMSLDRRIKAIMWWCYMHTEYPASPARILRTMPTDTQIQAYYRAAASRGEHARDIGLPGIGTAAVWNELHHSTSYITTWD
- the dtd gene encoding D-aminoacyl-tRNA deacylase; amino-acid sequence: MRAVISRVSSASVSVGGERVSQIGRGLLVLLGVTPSDTQREVELTARKIADLRVFDGETEMSVTEVGGEVLVVSQFTLYGDVRKGRRPSWTTAAPGEVAEPLYEAVAERLRTVHGLPVKTGIFGAMMAVESVNDGPFTLWWEC